The following are encoded together in the Thermothelomyces thermophilus ATCC 42464 chromosome 3, complete sequence genome:
- a CDS encoding glycoside hydrolase family 16 protein (CAZy_ID 268034) gives MSPPLPLPPPRRRPPLADLLATNVTPLFFHLHLHLHHLLVLLLIIIVVGYAPRTARADCECGYLAAVHGGDSSNRRALFTDLLETDFARLAAGARDDDDHDDGDDDDAGPDASPIEGWARQAFNLTRERARGEYGELFAVENVGFVAAAAAKKGDAGLRLMVRAEIVDGMVPVAELDTQRLDLMWGTFRAMMKVSSVKGTCAAFFWYFNDTQEIDMEFLSKDFNASNGSYPVNLVLQSREAAAAGHDASGTGGGHFVRALLPFDPTGDFHEYRIDYLPGRVTFYADGEPLADMEGAAVPSSPGHLILQHWSNGNRYWSGGPPAEDASLLVSYVKAYFNSSTAQRRRDWEARCRDPTAPGAVCEIPDVAPGNWSAAADWFFADHANMTNNQTASGQSEEASSSSPSTEPSWSIIIIVCWLWLWLAAEFASAV, from the exons ATGAGCCCGCCACTGCCACTTCCCCCGCCACGACGTCGCCCTCCCCTCGCGGACCTCCTCGCCACCAACGTCACCCCCCTCTTCTTCCACCTCCACCTCCACCTCCACCACCTTCTCGTCCTCCTTCTCATCATCATTGTCGTCGGCTACGCGCCCCGGACGGCACGCGCAGACTGCGAGTGCGGCTACCTCGCCGCCGTCCACGGTGGCGACAGCAGCAACCGCCGAGCCCTCTTCACCGACCTCCTCGAAACGGACTTTGCCCGCCTGGCGGCCGGCGCGCGGGATGATGATGACcatgatgatggtgatgatgatgatgccggGCCCGACGCCTCCCCGATCGAGGGGTGGGCGCGCCAGGCGTTCAACCTCACCCGGGAGCGGGCCCGGGGCGAGTACGGCGAGCTGTTTGCGGTGGAGAACGTCGGgtttgttgctgctgctgctgc gaagaagggagACGCGGGGCTGCGGCTGATGGTCCGGGCCGAGATCGTCGACGGGATGGTGCCCGTCGCGGAGCTGGACACGCAGCGGCTGGACCTGATGTGGGGGACCTTCCGGGCCATGATGAAGGTGTCTTCGGTCAAGGGGACCTGCGCCGCCTTCTTTTGG TACTTCAACGACACGCAAGAGATCGACATGGAGTTCTTGTCCAAGGACTTCAACGCGTCCAACGGCAGCTACCCGGTCAACCTGGTGCTGCAGTCGcgcgaggcggcggcggccgggcaCGACGCGTCCGGGACGGGCGGCGGCCACTTCGTGCGGGCGCTGCTGCCGTTCGACCCGACGGGGGACTTCCACGAGTACCGCATCGACTACCTCCCCGGCCGGGTCACCTTCTACGCGGACGGGGAGCCGCTCGCCGACATGGAGGGGGCCGCGGTGCCCTCGTCGCCGGGCCACCTGATCCTGCAGCACTGGAGCAACGGGAACCGGTACTGGTCCGGCGGGCCGCCGGCCGAGGACGCGTCGCTGCTGGTGAGCTACGTCAAGGCCTACTTCAACTCGTCGACGGCGCAGAGACGGCGCGACTGGGAGGCCCGGTGCAGGGATCCGACCGCGCCCGGCGCCGTCTGCGAGATCCCGGATGTGGCGCCGGGAAACtggagcgccgccgccgactggTTCTTCGCTGACCACGCCAACATGACCAACAACCAGACCGCGTCGGGGCAGAGCGAGGaggcatcatcatcatcgccaTCGACAGAGCCGTCGTGgtccatcatcatcatcgtctgTTGGCTTTGGCTGTGGCTGGCGGCCGAATTCGCTTCTGCGGTGTGA